One region of Paucibacter aquatile genomic DNA includes:
- a CDS encoding putative bifunctional diguanylate cyclase/phosphodiesterase, giving the protein MLIGSGLNAMLGIALLLLWRQDPRFVHVRLWGYSWILLSTGLTLGIALAPEQSLTWQDDLQALAASCSIMGSLMLLVAGARVYRNLSWPRKFWLPAFVLMMVSVASLARVDHRHAVLLATVYLVTGSWACAWWMGQGGNAGERFVALCFVAVGLVHGSSPMLHPLGRSNITHTLGLFVQTTLSLGLILLSVARAHAETRRQNERFTQLTQHSLQGLVVLQDHRAVYANPAAMSMFGYQPGEAALLLQRPVEVLSELVPMEQQASARERHARVLADPQARIEWEATRLTREGQLIHVRGLSSHLEWDGAPAELLVMVDDSSRQRAVDALRRQALHDELTDLPNRNFAVARLRELTRTGGAPFALISADVDRFQLINESLGHAVGDALLHSVARRLCRQLPVQAMLMRLGEDQFLVLLEEVAERREVQPVLDQILLLLEQPFEVDGEALFVHLSMGVARFPEDGEDVDSLLRAADSAMHRAKQRAGSACEFFEPRMNVRSRARLEAEQSLGRAIVEREFLLEYQPKFRADSRKLCGFEALVRWERPGLGRVSPADFVPAAERTGQISALGQLIIDTATQQLRDWLDRWGLLVPVAVNVSPLQFDDIGFADRLLARLDELGLPHQSLEIEITETAAIGHLGRVLPQLQRLRKAGVLCSMDDFGTGQSSLTMLRQLPISTMKLDRSMIDPLPEPQASAIVKATCALGRSLSLEVVAEGVENEQQAQAARELGCTQLQGYHLSRPLGAVAAGELLGRSLA; this is encoded by the coding sequence ATGCTGATCGGATCCGGGTTGAACGCGATGCTGGGCATCGCGTTGCTGCTGCTGTGGCGGCAGGACCCGCGTTTCGTGCATGTGCGGCTCTGGGGCTACAGCTGGATTCTGCTGTCCACCGGCCTGACCCTGGGCATCGCCCTGGCGCCCGAGCAATCGCTGACCTGGCAGGACGATCTCCAGGCCCTGGCCGCCTCCTGCAGCATCATGGGCTCGCTGATGTTGCTGGTGGCGGGGGCCCGGGTCTACCGCAACCTCAGCTGGCCGCGCAAGTTCTGGCTTCCGGCCTTCGTGCTGATGATGGTCAGCGTGGCCTCGCTGGCGCGCGTGGACCATCGCCATGCCGTGCTGCTGGCGACGGTCTATCTGGTGACCGGTTCCTGGGCCTGCGCCTGGTGGATGGGCCAGGGCGGCAATGCCGGCGAGCGCTTTGTTGCGCTCTGCTTCGTGGCTGTGGGCCTGGTTCATGGCAGCAGCCCCATGCTGCATCCGCTGGGCCGCTCGAACATCACCCACACCCTGGGCCTGTTTGTGCAGACCACCTTGTCGCTGGGCCTGATCCTGCTGTCGGTGGCCCGCGCCCATGCCGAGACGCGGCGCCAGAACGAGCGCTTCACCCAGCTGACCCAGCATTCCCTGCAAGGCCTGGTGGTGCTGCAGGACCACCGCGCCGTCTATGCCAACCCGGCGGCCATGAGCATGTTCGGCTACCAGCCTGGTGAGGCGGCGCTGCTGCTGCAGCGGCCGGTGGAGGTGCTGTCCGAGCTGGTGCCCATGGAGCAGCAGGCCAGCGCCCGCGAGCGCCATGCCCGGGTGCTGGCCGATCCGCAGGCCCGCATCGAATGGGAGGCCACCCGCCTCACCCGCGAGGGCCAGCTCATCCATGTGCGCGGTCTGTCCAGCCATCTGGAGTGGGACGGTGCGCCGGCCGAGCTGCTGGTGATGGTCGATGACAGCTCGCGCCAGCGCGCCGTCGACGCCCTGCGCCGCCAGGCCCTGCACGACGAGCTGACCGATCTGCCCAACCGCAACTTTGCCGTCGCCCGCTTGCGCGAACTGACGCGCACCGGCGGCGCGCCCTTCGCGCTGATCTCGGCCGATGTCGACCGCTTCCAGCTGATCAACGAAAGCCTGGGCCATGCCGTCGGCGATGCCCTGCTGCACTCGGTGGCGCGCCGCCTGTGCCGCCAGCTGCCGGTGCAGGCCATGCTGATGCGCCTGGGCGAGGACCAGTTCCTGGTGCTGCTGGAGGAGGTGGCCGAGCGCCGCGAGGTGCAGCCGGTGCTGGACCAGATCCTGCTGTTGCTGGAGCAGCCCTTCGAGGTGGACGGTGAGGCCTTGTTCGTGCATCTGTCCATGGGCGTGGCCCGTTTCCCCGAGGACGGCGAGGATGTGGACAGCCTGCTGCGCGCCGCCGATTCGGCCATGCACCGCGCCAAGCAGCGCGCGGGCAGCGCCTGCGAGTTCTTTGAGCCGCGCATGAATGTGCGTTCGCGGGCGCGGCTGGAGGCCGAACAATCGCTGGGCCGGGCTATCGTCGAGCGTGAGTTCCTGCTCGAGTACCAGCCCAAGTTCCGCGCCGACAGCCGCAAGCTCTGCGGCTTTGAGGCCTTGGTGCGCTGGGAACGCCCGGGCCTGGGCCGGGTCAGCCCGGCCGATTTCGTGCCCGCCGCCGAGCGCACCGGCCAGATCAGCGCGCTCGGCCAGCTCATCATCGACACCGCCACCCAGCAGCTGCGCGACTGGCTGGACCGTTGGGGCCTGCTGGTGCCGGTGGCCGTCAATGTCTCGCCCCTGCAGTTCGACGACATCGGCTTTGCCGACCGCCTGCTGGCCCGCCTGGACGAGCTGGGCCTGCCGCACCAGAGCCTGGAGATCGAGATCACCGAAACCGCCGCCATCGGCCACCTGGGCCGCGTGCTGCCCCAGCTGCAGCGCCTGCGCAAGGCCGGCGTGCTCTGCAGCATGGACGACTTCGGCACCGGCCAGAGCTCGCTGACCATGCTGCGCCAGCTGCCCATCAGCACCATGAAGCTGGACCGCAGCATGATCGACCCCCTGCCCGAGCCCCAGGCCAGCGCCATCGTCAAAGCCACCTGCGCGCTCGGCCGCTCGTTGAGCCTGGAGGTGGTGGCCGAGGGCGTGGAAAACGAGCAGCAGGCCCAGGCGGCCCGCGAGCTCGGCTGCACGCAGCTGCAGGGTTATCACCTCAGCCGGCCGCTCGGGGCCGTGGCGGCGGGCGAGCTGCTGGGGCGCAGCTTGGCTTGA
- a CDS encoding aldo/keto reductase, which produces MNSQSTTPLQRRLAGRDIPAIGLGLMGMSEFYGAVDDAESLATLHAARELGVRHLDTADTYGSGHNERLLGRFLAGLSPAQRADMVVASKFGIKRPPGTYERHIDNSAAYARAACEASLQRLGLERIELFYVHRRDPAVPIEELMLTLADLKAEGKIGAVGLSEVSEETLRRAHAVLPVAALQNEYSLWERSAEQAMLAVTAELGVAFVAYSPLGRALLSAQLPATQDLAPDDFRRTLPRFNGEAGEHNRSLAERLAGLAADWGHSAAQLALAWVLHQQPHTLVIPGTRRQKHLLSNWAAGQIHLDPAQVDTLNRLFAPGSVAGSRYTELGWVGIESARG; this is translated from the coding sequence TCTACCACCCCCTTGCAGCGCCGCCTGGCCGGCCGCGACATCCCCGCCATCGGCCTCGGCCTGATGGGCATGAGCGAGTTTTACGGCGCCGTCGACGACGCCGAATCCCTGGCCACCCTGCATGCCGCGCGCGAGCTCGGGGTGCGCCACCTCGACACCGCCGACACCTACGGCTCCGGCCACAACGAGCGCCTGCTCGGCCGCTTCCTGGCCGGGCTGAGCCCGGCGCAGCGGGCGGACATGGTGGTAGCCAGCAAGTTCGGCATCAAGCGCCCACCGGGCACCTACGAGCGCCACATCGACAACTCCGCCGCCTATGCCCGCGCCGCCTGCGAGGCCTCGCTGCAGCGCCTGGGGCTGGAGCGCATCGAACTGTTCTATGTGCACCGCCGCGACCCGGCCGTGCCGATCGAGGAGCTGATGCTGACCCTGGCCGACCTCAAGGCCGAGGGCAAGATCGGCGCCGTGGGCCTGTCCGAGGTCAGCGAAGAGACGCTGCGCCGCGCCCATGCGGTGCTGCCGGTGGCGGCGCTGCAGAATGAGTATTCGCTCTGGGAGCGCAGCGCCGAGCAGGCCATGCTGGCCGTGACCGCCGAGCTGGGCGTGGCCTTCGTCGCCTACAGCCCGCTGGGCCGCGCCTTGCTGAGCGCCCAGCTGCCCGCCACGCAAGACCTGGCCCCCGATGACTTCCGCCGCACCCTGCCGCGCTTCAATGGCGAGGCCGGAGAGCACAACCGCTCCCTGGCCGAGCGCTTGGCCGGCCTGGCGGCAGACTGGGGTCACAGCGCCGCCCAGCTGGCCTTGGCCTGGGTGCTGCACCAGCAGCCCCACACCCTGGTCATCCCCGGCACGCGGCGGCAGAAGCACCTGCTCAGCAACTGGGCCGCCGGCCAGATCCATCTGGACCCGGCCCAGGTCGACACTCTGAACCGCCTCTTCGCGCCGGGCAGCGTGGCCGGTTCGCGCTACACCGAGCTGGGCTGGGTGGGCATCGAGTCGGCGCGCGGCTGA